One stretch of Actinacidiphila sp. DG2A-62 DNA includes these proteins:
- a CDS encoding fibronectin type III domain-containing protein, with the protein MPRLSRPAAPALIAAALVAAFALPAAAAASPPAPASTPVSASAHAPASAPAPAGAPSPASAPVLAAKPYMGWSSWSLESTGFPGYGGEDWLTESHVLAQADVVAAKLEPHGYDYVNIDAGWNVDQGTNVFDAYGRPVADPRKFPHGMKYVGDRLHAKGLKFGLYLAVGLYIDAYNDGRTPVAGAPGCTTKDLVYPDLRRTSGWDDVSYQMDWSNSCSQKYIDSVADELASWGVDFLKLDGVGPGSFQGDAAHDNVPDVRAWHTALQATGRPIQLTVSWALSHAQAGVWKANTNGWRIDTDVECYCDSLVTWNNSVKGRFTDVVPWIDDAGPGGWNNLDSLDVGVGAMDGLTDAERQTYATLWAVESAPLYTGDDLTRLDPYGLSLLTNDEVIKVDQAGNPARPLSQATDQQVWYARNADGSVTLALFNLGSGYADVTADLADLGIGGAARVRDLWAHRALGGVSGHLTENLPPHGSRLFTLTPAATGSAPGVPLGVHATAATATSVSLAWQPVNSGAATTGYDVWSGGRKVASTTGAAATVTGLRPATGYSFTVTAHDRRGRSSAAGPAVPLTTPAAGGPTGYEAEDAANALSGTASVGDCSGCSGGKKVGNLGGSGNSLTFTGVSVPRDGTYLLTLGYVDGDSSRTLVVTVDGTPQRVPVAGSNDNDWGRAQQVTVPVRLTAGANTVVLGNPDDYAPDVDRISV; encoded by the coding sequence CGTCGCCGCCTTCGCGCTGCCCGCCGCTGCCGCCGCCTCCCCGCCGGCGCCCGCGTCCACGCCCGTTTCCGCGTCCGCGCACGCTCCTGCGTCCGCCCCCGCACCCGCAGGGGCCCCCTCGCCCGCGTCCGCGCCCGTGCTCGCCGCCAAGCCGTACATGGGCTGGAGCAGTTGGAGCCTGGAGTCGACCGGCTTCCCCGGCTACGGCGGCGAGGACTGGCTCACCGAGTCCCATGTCCTGGCCCAGGCGGACGTGGTGGCCGCCAAGCTCGAACCGCACGGCTACGACTACGTCAACATCGACGCCGGCTGGAACGTCGACCAGGGGACCAACGTCTTCGACGCCTACGGGCGCCCGGTCGCGGACCCGCGGAAGTTCCCGCACGGCATGAAGTACGTCGGCGACCGACTGCACGCCAAGGGCCTGAAGTTCGGCCTGTACCTGGCGGTCGGCCTCTACATCGACGCGTACAACGACGGGCGGACGCCGGTCGCCGGCGCGCCCGGCTGCACCACCAAGGACCTGGTCTACCCCGACCTGCGCAGGACCAGCGGCTGGGACGACGTGTCGTACCAGATGGACTGGTCCAATTCCTGCTCGCAGAAGTACATCGACTCCGTCGCCGACGAACTGGCCTCCTGGGGCGTGGACTTCCTCAAGCTCGACGGCGTCGGCCCCGGCTCCTTCCAGGGCGACGCGGCCCACGACAACGTGCCCGACGTGCGCGCCTGGCACACCGCGCTGCAGGCCACCGGCCGGCCGATCCAGCTGACCGTGTCGTGGGCGCTCAGTCACGCCCAGGCCGGCGTGTGGAAGGCGAACACCAACGGCTGGCGCATCGACACCGACGTGGAGTGCTACTGCGACTCCCTGGTGACCTGGAACAACTCCGTCAAGGGCCGCTTCACCGACGTCGTGCCGTGGATCGACGACGCGGGACCCGGGGGCTGGAACAACCTCGACTCCCTCGACGTGGGCGTCGGCGCCATGGACGGCCTCACCGACGCCGAGCGGCAGACCTACGCCACGCTGTGGGCGGTGGAGTCCGCGCCGCTGTACACCGGCGACGACCTGACCAGACTCGACCCGTACGGCCTGTCGCTGCTCACCAACGACGAGGTCATCAAGGTCGACCAGGCAGGCAACCCGGCCCGCCCGCTCAGCCAGGCGACCGATCAGCAGGTGTGGTACGCGCGCAACGCCGACGGCAGCGTGACCCTCGCGCTGTTCAACCTCGGCTCCGGCTACGCCGACGTGACCGCCGACCTCGCGGACCTCGGCATCGGCGGCGCGGCGCGGGTGCGCGACCTGTGGGCGCACCGCGCCCTCGGCGGCGTCTCGGGCCACCTCACCGAGAACCTCCCGCCGCACGGCTCGCGGCTGTTCACCCTCACCCCCGCCGCCACCGGCTCCGCGCCGGGCGTACCGCTCGGCGTGCACGCCACCGCGGCCACCGCGACCAGCGTGTCGCTGGCCTGGCAGCCGGTGAACTCCGGTGCCGCGACGACGGGTTACGACGTCTGGTCGGGCGGTCGCAAGGTCGCCAGCACCACCGGCGCCGCCGCCACCGTGACCGGGCTGCGCCCCGCCACCGGCTACTCCTTCACCGTGACCGCCCACGACCGCCGCGGCCGCTCCTCCGCGGCCGGCCCGGCCGTCCCGCTCACCACCCCGGCCGCCGGCGGTCCGACCGGGTACGAGGCCGAGGACGCCGCGAACGCCCTCAGCGGCACCGCGAGCGTGGGCGACTGCTCCGGCTGCTCCGGCGGGAAGAAGGTCGGCAACCTCGGCGGCAGCGGCAACTCCCTCACCTTCACCGGCGTCTCCGTCCCGAGGGACGGCACCTACCTGCTGACCCTCGGCTACGTGGACGGCGACTCCAGCCGCACGCTGGTGGTCACCGTCGACGGCACGCCGCAGCGCGTCCCGGTGGCCGGCAGCAACGACAACGACTGGGGCCGCGCCCAGCAGGTGACCGTGCCGGTGCGGCTGACGGCGGGCGCCAACACCGTCGTCCTCGGCAATCCGGACGACTACGCGCCGGACGTCGATCGGATCAGCGTGTGA
- a CDS encoding alpha-galactosidase: MPTTPARIVTLRAAGAGFVVELCEPVPRVLHWGADLGELTEADAASLALTADGAVLNNAIDIVRRFTVWPTEADGWHGTPAHQGHRAGGAAAPRPRLTGSSVRHDPDGGGELVLDLTDAATGLDLRLRYAMAPSGVLSAQASVSRPAPAGSDAGSDRDVDSDRDAGSDRDAGSDAAADPAPYDLAQVTTLLPLPRRASEILDFTGKWSRERSPQRRPLGHGGHVREVRRGKPGLDSPYLLAVGEPGFGFGSGEVWAVHVAWSGDQRYLAEQLPEGAGVHAGVLGGGELLRAGEIRLAPGETYQAPVCHFAWSGHGLDGLADRFHTLLRARPTHPSRPRPVILNSWEAVYFDHDLDRLLALVSRAAEVGVERFVLDDGWFAGRRDDHAGLGDWTVDPRVWPRGLTPLVDHVRSLGMEFGLWVEPEMVNLDSDLARAHPDWVLGPAVGLGPSSRHQYVLDLANPDAWQHLLTALDALLSTYDIGYLKWDHNRELHEAVHGPADRPTAHAQVTALYRLLDTLKERHPGLEIESCASGGGRVDLGILSRTDRVWASDCNDPVERQQIQRWTGQLLPPELFGSHVGPSPAHTTDRRSTDLFRLTTALFGHPGIEQDITACAPDELARLTAWTALYRELRPLLHTGRVVRADLGDDAVLLHGVVARDGGAAVYSWARVATSAEAQSGRVRLPGLDPRAGYEIRVRTDLGLPSLHQTAGPAWFERAVEGWLPLPGAVLAVSGVPMPTLNPDQALLIEVRRRG, translated from the coding sequence ATGCCCACCACCCCCGCGCGGATCGTCACCCTGCGCGCGGCCGGCGCCGGCTTCGTCGTCGAACTGTGCGAACCGGTGCCCAGAGTCCTGCACTGGGGGGCCGACCTGGGCGAGCTGACCGAGGCCGACGCGGCCTCCCTGGCCCTGACCGCGGACGGCGCGGTCCTCAACAACGCCATCGACATCGTGCGGCGCTTCACCGTGTGGCCCACCGAGGCCGACGGCTGGCACGGGACGCCCGCCCACCAGGGCCACCGGGCCGGCGGCGCCGCCGCGCCGCGTCCGCGGCTGACCGGTTCCTCGGTGCGGCACGACCCCGACGGCGGCGGCGAGCTGGTGCTCGACCTCACCGACGCGGCGACCGGCCTCGACCTGCGGCTGCGCTACGCGATGGCGCCCTCGGGCGTGCTGAGCGCGCAGGCGTCGGTGTCCCGCCCCGCGCCCGCCGGCTCCGACGCCGGCTCCGACCGCGACGTCGACTCCGACCGCGACGCCGGCTCCGACCGCGACGCCGGCTCCGACGCCGCCGCCGACCCCGCGCCGTACGACCTCGCCCAGGTCACCACGCTGCTCCCGCTGCCGCGCAGGGCGAGCGAGATCCTCGACTTCACCGGCAAGTGGAGCCGCGAGCGCTCCCCGCAGCGCCGCCCCCTCGGCCACGGCGGCCACGTCCGCGAGGTGCGCCGCGGCAAGCCCGGCCTCGACTCGCCGTACCTGCTGGCCGTCGGCGAGCCCGGGTTCGGCTTCGGCTCCGGAGAGGTGTGGGCGGTGCACGTCGCCTGGAGCGGCGACCAGCGCTACCTGGCCGAGCAGCTGCCGGAGGGCGCCGGCGTGCACGCCGGGGTGCTCGGCGGCGGCGAACTGCTGCGCGCCGGCGAGATCCGGCTCGCGCCCGGCGAGACCTACCAGGCGCCGGTCTGTCACTTCGCCTGGTCCGGCCACGGCCTCGACGGCCTCGCCGACCGCTTCCACACCCTGCTGCGGGCTCGGCCCACGCACCCGAGCAGGCCCCGCCCGGTGATCCTCAACAGCTGGGAGGCGGTCTACTTCGACCACGACCTGGACCGGCTGCTGGCGCTGGTGAGCCGGGCCGCCGAGGTGGGGGTCGAGCGCTTCGTGCTGGACGACGGGTGGTTCGCCGGCCGCCGCGACGACCACGCCGGGCTCGGCGACTGGACGGTCGACCCGCGGGTCTGGCCGCGGGGGCTGACCCCGCTGGTGGACCACGTCCGCTCGCTCGGCATGGAGTTCGGGCTGTGGGTCGAGCCGGAGATGGTCAACCTGGACTCCGACCTGGCCCGCGCCCACCCCGACTGGGTGCTCGGTCCCGCGGTCGGCCTCGGCCCCTCCTCGCGCCACCAGTACGTGCTGGACCTGGCCAACCCCGACGCGTGGCAGCACCTGCTGACCGCGCTGGACGCCCTGCTCTCCACGTACGACATCGGCTACCTGAAGTGGGACCACAACAGGGAACTGCACGAGGCCGTGCACGGACCCGCGGACCGGCCCACCGCGCACGCCCAGGTCACCGCGCTCTACCGGCTGCTGGACACGCTCAAGGAGCGCCACCCCGGCCTGGAGATAGAGAGCTGCGCCAGCGGCGGCGGCCGGGTCGACCTCGGCATCCTGTCCCGCACCGACCGGGTGTGGGCCTCGGACTGCAACGACCCGGTGGAACGCCAGCAGATCCAGCGCTGGACCGGACAGCTGCTGCCGCCCGAGCTGTTCGGCTCGCACGTCGGACCCTCGCCCGCCCACACCACCGACCGGCGCAGCACCGACCTGTTCCGGCTGACCACCGCGCTCTTCGGCCACCCCGGCATCGAGCAGGACATCACCGCCTGCGCCCCCGACGAACTGGCCCGGCTCACCGCGTGGACCGCGCTCTACCGCGAGTTGCGCCCGCTGCTGCACACCGGCCGCGTGGTCCGCGCCGACCTCGGCGACGACGCGGTGCTGCTGCACGGTGTGGTGGCCCGCGACGGCGGCGCGGCGGTGTACTCCTGGGCGCGCGTGGCGACGTCCGCCGAGGCGCAGTCCGGCCGGGTCCGGCTGCCGGGGCTCGACCCGCGGGCCGGGTACGAGATCCGGGTGCGCACCGATCTGGGGCTGCCGTCGCTGCACCAGACGGCGGGCCCGGCGTGGTTCGAGCGGGCCGTCGAGGGCTGGCTGCCGCTGCCCGGCGCGGTGCTCGCCGTCTCCGGCGTGCCCATGCCGACGCTCAACCCCGACCAGGCACTGCTGATCGAGGTGCGCAGGCGGGGCTGA
- a CDS encoding ATP-binding protein, protein MTAQLSDTVPGRRGPGRSALAEREPAALPWLAALLGDGAGAWGGTRRPAAHEGFAALRFDATPGSVTRARGFLRSTLTGWRMNELVDDATAVAAELVANAVTHALAPPADSAWIALVRSDDAVVCAVADPSPLLPAVGDPGPLAESGRGLRIVAELSDSWGHSQPRAAGKTVWARLSPACAPRSAVPGRG, encoded by the coding sequence ATGACCGCTCAGCTTTCCGACACCGTGCCGGGCCGCCGCGGACCGGGCCGGTCGGCGCTCGCCGAGCGGGAGCCGGCCGCGCTCCCCTGGCTGGCGGCGCTCCTGGGCGACGGGGCCGGGGCGTGGGGCGGGACACGGCGCCCCGCGGCCCACGAGGGCTTCGCGGCGCTGCGGTTCGACGCCACGCCCGGCAGCGTGACCCGCGCCCGCGGCTTCCTGCGCAGCACGCTGACGGGGTGGCGGATGAACGAACTGGTGGACGACGCCACGGCGGTCGCGGCCGAACTGGTCGCCAACGCGGTGACCCACGCGCTGGCCCCGCCCGCCGACTCGGCGTGGATCGCGCTGGTGCGCAGCGACGACGCGGTGGTGTGCGCGGTCGCCGACCCCAGCCCGCTGCTGCCCGCGGTCGGCGACCCCGGGCCGCTGGCCGAGTCGGGCCGCGGCCTGCGCATCGTCGCCGAACTCAGCGACAGCTGGGGGCACTCGCAGCCGCGGGCCGCCGGCAAGACGGTCTGGGCCCGCCTCAGCCCCGCCTGCGCACCTCGATCAGCAGTGCCTGGTCGGGGTTGA
- a CDS encoding DUF397 domain-containing protein, with protein sequence MQQFENGVPAGSLTGVRWTKSSHSNQSGNCVEVAALPDGSIAVRNSRDPEGPALVYTRAEITAFVAGARDGEFDAFTA encoded by the coding sequence GTGCAGCAGTTCGAGAACGGCGTCCCGGCCGGCAGTCTGACCGGGGTGCGGTGGACCAAGAGCAGCCACAGCAACCAGAGCGGCAATTGCGTCGAGGTGGCCGCACTGCCCGACGGCAGCATCGCGGTGCGCAACTCCCGCGACCCCGAGGGTCCCGCCCTCGTCTACACCCGCGCCGAGATCACCGCCTTCGTCGCCGGCGCCCGGGACGGCGAATTCGACGCGTTCACGGCCTGA
- a CDS encoding helix-turn-helix domain-containing protein has protein sequence MPASLQPVSPVQLLERRPDMGAKAMARVLGNYLRALRESVGVSPATAAHHIRAHTSKISRMETAHVALKYRDVEDLLTLYGVPERERAEIGVLVQRSAQPDWWQPYGEVVPDWLQQLIGLERDAHVIRTYETQFVPGLLQTPDYARAVVISGHRLAPEHEVEQRVALRRERQRRMNEPGAPVLWAIIDEGVLHRPVGGNDVMREQLIFLIDALRQPGVRLQIASYEASAAATPGAAVTYLRFAQGFLPDVVYLEHMTSAIYLDRLEDLDKYRAALDELSARAATPAASRAMLEDALKRYL, from the coding sequence ATGCCCGCTTCGTTGCAGCCCGTGTCCCCGGTGCAACTCCTGGAACGCCGCCCCGACATGGGCGCCAAGGCCATGGCGCGCGTGCTCGGGAACTACCTGCGCGCCCTGCGCGAGAGCGTGGGTGTGAGCCCGGCCACCGCGGCCCATCACATCAGGGCGCACACCTCCAAGATCAGCCGCATGGAGACCGCGCACGTCGCGCTCAAGTACCGCGACGTCGAAGACCTGTTGACGCTGTACGGCGTACCGGAGCGGGAGCGCGCCGAGATCGGCGTGCTGGTCCAGCGCTCCGCCCAGCCCGACTGGTGGCAGCCCTACGGCGAGGTCGTGCCGGACTGGCTGCAGCAGTTGATCGGCCTGGAGCGCGACGCCCATGTCATCCGCACCTACGAGACGCAGTTCGTGCCCGGCCTGCTGCAGACCCCCGACTACGCGCGGGCGGTGGTGATCAGCGGCCACCGGCTCGCGCCGGAGCACGAGGTGGAGCAGCGGGTGGCTCTCCGGCGCGAGCGGCAGCGCCGGATGAACGAACCGGGAGCGCCGGTGCTGTGGGCGATCATCGACGAGGGCGTGCTGCACCGCCCGGTCGGCGGCAACGACGTGATGCGCGAGCAACTGATCTTCCTCATCGACGCGTTGCGCCAGCCGGGCGTGCGCCTGCAGATCGCCTCCTACGAGGCGAGCGCCGCGGCCACCCCGGGCGCCGCCGTGACGTATCTGCGGTTCGCCCAGGGCTTCCTGCCGGACGTGGTGTACCTGGAGCACATGACCAGCGCGATCTACCTCGACCGGCTGGAGGACCTGGACAAGTACCGTGCCGCGCTGGACGAGTTGAGCGCTCGCGCGGCCACGCCGGCGGCCAGCCGCGCGATGCTGGAGGACGCCCTCAAGCGCTATCTCTGA
- a CDS encoding SAM-dependent methyltransferase, giving the protein MEHGDTPLTDRIDVTVPSVARMYDYLLDGKDNYPADRTATEQLLQQVPSMKVLALNNRDFLRRVVRVLAEEYGISQFVDHGSGLPTVDNVHEIVQRINPDARVVYTDNDPIVLAHGRALLEQNENTAVITADFRDTESIWGSDEVKRLIRMDEPIAALFVSVLHCIKDSDDPAGVVDRVRAKLPPGSFLVVCQLVSEDEETRRGVTEFMDVSTGGNWGRVREPADVAGYLHGLELLEPGLVEVSTWRADNDLAPKQTTHEWIEYGGVARI; this is encoded by the coding sequence ATGGAACACGGGGACACACCGCTGACCGACAGGATCGACGTGACGGTGCCCAGCGTGGCCCGCATGTACGACTACCTCCTGGACGGTAAGGACAACTATCCGGCCGACCGCACGGCCACCGAGCAACTGCTCCAACAGGTCCCGAGCATGAAGGTGCTGGCGCTCAACAACCGCGACTTCCTGCGCCGCGTGGTGCGGGTGCTCGCCGAGGAGTACGGGATCTCCCAGTTCGTCGACCACGGCTCCGGCCTGCCCACCGTGGACAACGTGCACGAGATCGTGCAGCGCATCAACCCCGACGCCCGGGTCGTCTACACCGACAACGACCCCATCGTGCTGGCCCACGGCCGCGCGCTGCTGGAGCAGAACGAGAACACCGCGGTGATCACCGCCGACTTCCGTGACACCGAGAGCATCTGGGGCAGCGACGAGGTCAAACGGCTGATAAGGATGGACGAGCCGATCGCCGCGTTGTTCGTCTCGGTGCTGCACTGCATCAAGGACAGCGACGACCCGGCCGGCGTCGTCGACCGGGTGCGGGCCAAGCTGCCGCCCGGCAGCTTCCTCGTGGTGTGCCAGCTGGTCAGCGAGGACGAGGAGACCCGGCGCGGCGTCACCGAGTTCATGGACGTGTCGACCGGCGGCAACTGGGGCCGGGTCCGCGAACCGGCCGACGTGGCGGGCTACTTGCACGGGCTGGAGCTGCTGGAGCCCGGCCTGGTCGAGGTCTCCACCTGGCGGGCGGACAACGATCTGGCGCCCAAGCAGACGACCCACGAGTGGATCGAGTACGGCGGCGTCGCACGCATCTGA
- a CDS encoding LmeA family phospholipid-binding protein translates to MPAEAAPGERSPEPAARAADHGPDGAPDREPDGEVGREPSSEPGSDLGSDPDISGGEPPAGRGSALLRRPLLAGGCAVLALAVLAGVGDVLIERTARHRIVAAATCRLKPVGHVSAQLSGSMAGLRMLTGEVGTVRIRAQDVERDGTRLSVAAEVRGVTTKGGSSGGSAVATIPYDQVSERLGGGIAGLRPRADGPHGLALTGTLAGIPLPVTVRARISASGQELTVTPTDVAILGEDFTVDRLSSSPRTAALAGSLGPRTVPVPELPSGVSFTAFTAASDGLRLSLAISRSAVAHHTRGCSR, encoded by the coding sequence ATGCCAGCTGAAGCCGCCCCTGGAGAGCGTTCGCCAGAGCCGGCCGCGCGTGCCGCCGATCACGGTCCGGACGGCGCACCCGACCGCGAGCCGGACGGCGAGGTCGGGCGCGAGCCGAGCAGCGAACCGGGCAGCGACCTGGGCAGCGACCCCGACATATCCGGCGGTGAGCCCCCGGCCGGGCGCGGGAGCGCGCTGCTGCGCAGGCCGCTGCTGGCCGGCGGGTGCGCGGTCCTCGCCCTGGCCGTGCTCGCCGGCGTCGGCGACGTGCTGATCGAGCGGACCGCGCGCCACCGCATCGTCGCGGCCGCGACCTGCCGGCTGAAGCCGGTCGGCCACGTCTCCGCGCAGCTGAGCGGCAGCATGGCCGGGCTGCGGATGCTCACCGGGGAGGTGGGCACGGTCCGCATCCGCGCGCAGGACGTCGAACGCGACGGCACCCGGCTGTCGGTGGCGGCCGAGGTGCGCGGGGTCACCACCAAGGGCGGCAGCAGCGGCGGCAGCGCGGTCGCGACGATCCCCTACGACCAGGTGTCCGAGCGGCTCGGCGGCGGCATCGCCGGACTGCGCCCGCGGGCCGACGGGCCGCACGGGCTGGCGCTGACCGGCACCCTGGCCGGCATTCCGCTGCCGGTGACCGTGCGGGCCCGGATCAGCGCCTCGGGGCAGGAGTTGACGGTCACTCCGACCGATGTGGCCATCCTGGGCGAGGACTTCACCGTGGACCGGCTCTCCTCCTCGCCGCGCACCGCCGCGTTGGCCGGCTCCCTCGGCCCGCGCACCGTGCCGGTGCCCGAACTCCCCTCCGGCGTCAGCTTCACCGCCTTCACCGCGGCGAGCGACGGGCTGCGGCTGTCACTGGCCATCTCCCGTTCGGCCGTGGCCCACCACACGAGGGGCTGTTCTCGGTAA
- a CDS encoding YhjD/YihY/BrkB family envelope integrity protein codes for MITDVTARLVSVNVLDGATRLAAQVFLTAVPLMFVAAAVAPRSVRDQMLHSAQQLFGLSGASQAQLKEVYAAHGDEHASLRQTTGAIGGLMALLSATACSRAMARVCERAWRLPRSGVRVAVWRWFAWLVAWGLVLVLQGPLRAGLGAGPWLGVPLIFLADVAVWWWTQRLLLGGRVPWPRLLPGAVLTAAAMTALSVTARLYMPLALNRSLSAYGSLGSVFTVLSWLIASCAVVTATITAGAVLGSEPPLAPLLDRRRRPAEG; via the coding sequence GTGATCACGGACGTGACCGCCCGGCTGGTGTCGGTGAACGTGCTGGACGGCGCCACCCGCCTGGCCGCACAGGTGTTCCTGACGGCGGTGCCGCTGATGTTCGTCGCCGCGGCGGTGGCCCCCCGCAGCGTGCGGGACCAGATGCTGCACTCGGCGCAGCAGTTGTTCGGGCTCAGCGGGGCGTCACAGGCCCAGTTGAAGGAGGTCTACGCGGCGCACGGCGACGAGCACGCGAGCCTGCGGCAGACGACCGGCGCGATCGGCGGCCTGATGGCGCTGCTGTCGGCGACCGCGTGCAGCCGCGCGATGGCGCGGGTGTGCGAGCGGGCCTGGCGGCTGCCCCGGTCCGGGGTGCGGGTGGCGGTCTGGCGGTGGTTCGCGTGGCTGGTGGCCTGGGGTCTCGTCCTGGTGCTGCAGGGGCCGCTGCGCGCGGGTCTGGGCGCCGGGCCGTGGCTGGGCGTGCCGCTGATCTTCCTGGCCGACGTGGCGGTCTGGTGGTGGACTCAGCGGCTGCTGCTCGGCGGCCGGGTGCCGTGGCCGCGCCTGCTACCGGGCGCGGTGCTGACGGCCGCGGCGATGACCGCGCTCTCCGTCACCGCGCGGCTGTACATGCCGCTGGCCCTCAACCGGAGTCTTTCCGCCTACGGCTCGCTGGGCTCGGTGTTCACCGTGCTGTCGTGGTTGATCGCCAGCTGCGCCGTGGTCACCGCGACGATCACGGCCGGCGCGGTCCTGGGCAGCGAGCCCCCGCTGGCCCCGCTGCTCGACCGCCGGCGGCGGCCGGCCGAGGGGTGA
- a CDS encoding putative T7SS-secreted protein translates to MGRPTDWHVLDLDGDPTPGDVQRIRELARRTRTIADNAEGAARNVRSLAGDQATMSWIGAAGDVFKDAIGKFPGQLDKVATSHHMAADALDGYATDLDHAQGQADRALAQAREVYDKVQSLHSQLATATGTLNSLNKPGDSPQPPDPEQVKEQARKHTAAQSQVDSLTSQLSGPQAQLEAAKKLAGQAAALRDGAADTASRKLHDASNAGIPPDSFWHKLGEIAAKVWHGLITVAKIVVAVGGIIALIIGGPIAWIVFAAALLVLADTIYKYTQGQASLWDVALAALSCIPMTKGLTTLAELKTAFQEGGLIGAGVHVLGAGWGAVKGLGNMAKIAWEGKSALPGLIRALPFTAWGKLTQMSSELRYGAKGLLTGFGAGFSDGSGIFGSFRNGFSEAMDGFKAGRSTARGLPSWLARDWQGSSPYVGIDVFHDTVIPAGTKLEVLHPALTGFAVPEGTMAKLGLDSAEISRGVQVSPSDINVTRGIEHNYRTHGVTIQFNADTPAATGVARANPQFGAGGQTQFFVPDMSTHVADGSISVVDSGGSGRVLPMVNSKVADISGGGHIPLTNVDLPHGAPILTYDGTKRTFDNGVSFVSGVGYGSFRGVQTGADATAPTR, encoded by the coding sequence ATGGGCCGCCCCACCGACTGGCACGTCCTGGACCTGGACGGCGACCCCACCCCGGGCGACGTCCAGCGCATCCGGGAGCTGGCCCGCAGGACCCGTACGATCGCCGACAACGCCGAGGGCGCGGCGCGCAACGTCCGCAGTCTGGCGGGCGACCAGGCCACCATGTCCTGGATCGGCGCGGCCGGCGACGTCTTCAAGGACGCGATCGGGAAGTTCCCCGGCCAGCTGGACAAGGTCGCCACCTCGCACCACATGGCGGCCGACGCGCTCGACGGTTACGCCACCGACCTCGACCACGCCCAGGGCCAGGCCGACCGCGCGCTGGCCCAGGCCCGCGAGGTCTACGACAAGGTGCAGTCGCTGCACAGCCAACTGGCCACCGCCACCGGCACGTTGAACAGCCTGAACAAGCCGGGCGACTCGCCGCAGCCGCCCGACCCCGAGCAGGTCAAGGAGCAGGCCCGCAAGCACACCGCCGCCCAGAGCCAGGTCGACTCGCTCACGTCCCAGCTCAGCGGCCCGCAGGCGCAGTTGGAGGCGGCGAAGAAGCTGGCCGGCCAGGCGGCCGCGCTGCGCGACGGCGCGGCGGACACCGCGAGCCGCAAGCTGCACGACGCCTCCAACGCGGGCATCCCGCCGGACTCGTTCTGGCACAAGCTCGGCGAGATCGCGGCGAAGGTCTGGCACGGCCTGATCACGGTGGCCAAGATCGTGGTCGCGGTCGGCGGCATCATCGCGCTGATCATCGGCGGCCCGATCGCCTGGATCGTCTTCGCGGCGGCGCTGCTCGTCCTCGCGGACACGATCTACAAGTACACCCAGGGCCAGGCGTCCTTGTGGGACGTGGCGCTGGCGGCCCTGAGCTGCATCCCGATGACCAAGGGTCTGACGACGCTGGCCGAGCTGAAGACCGCGTTCCAGGAGGGCGGCCTGATCGGGGCGGGAGTCCACGTCCTGGGAGCGGGGTGGGGCGCGGTCAAGGGCCTCGGCAACATGGCGAAGATCGCGTGGGAGGGCAAGTCCGCGCTTCCCGGCCTCATCCGCGCGCTCCCGTTCACCGCGTGGGGCAAGCTCACGCAGATGTCGAGCGAACTGCGCTACGGGGCCAAGGGGCTGCTGACCGGCTTCGGCGCCGGCTTCTCCGACGGCTCGGGCATCTTCGGTTCCTTCCGCAACGGCTTCTCCGAGGCCATGGACGGCTTCAAGGCCGGCCGGTCCACGGCACGGGGCCTCCCCTCCTGGCTGGCCCGCGACTGGCAGGGATCCTCCCCCTACGTGGGCATCGACGTCTTCCACGACACGGTGATACCGGCAGGGACCAAACTCGAGGTGCTGCACCCGGCCCTGACGGGCTTCGCCGTGCCCGAGGGCACGATGGCCAAGCTGGGTCTGGACTCGGCGGAGATCAGCCGCGGCGTCCAGGTCAGCCCGTCGGACATCAACGTCACGCGTGGCATCGAGCACAACTACCGGACCCACGGGGTGACCATACAGTTCAACGCGGACACCCCGGCGGCCACGGGTGTCGCTCGCGCCAACCCGCAGTTCGGCGCAGGCGGACAGACCCAGTTCTTCGTGCCGGACATGTCCACCCACGTGGCTGACGGAAGCATATCGGTCGTCGACTCAGGAGGAAGCGGTCGCGTGCTGCCCATGGTCAACTCGAAGGTGGCCGACATAAGCGGAGGCGGCCACATACCGCTCACCAACGTCGACCTGCCGCACGGCGCGCCGATCCTCACGTACGACGGAACGAAGCGAACCTTCGACAACGGCGTCTCCTTCGTGTCCGGCGTCGGCTACGGCAGTTTCCGTGGTGTGCAAACTGGCGCGGACGCCACGGCCCCCACCCGATGA
- a CDS encoding DUF6507 family protein yields MPDLGYDLTALETFSGQLDTVKKGLEESHSAIDSYDSDYGHGGVRDAMHHFESHWRDGRGHVEHTAGSLSSMVTEAIKAYTKVDEDLAKQLTQKAAT; encoded by the coding sequence ATGCCCGATCTGGGGTACGACCTGACCGCGCTGGAGACGTTCAGCGGTCAGCTCGACACGGTGAAGAAGGGGCTGGAGGAGAGCCACTCGGCGATCGACTCCTACGACTCCGACTACGGGCACGGCGGCGTCCGGGACGCGATGCACCACTTCGAGAGCCACTGGCGGGACGGCCGCGGCCACGTCGAGCACACCGCGGGCAGCCTGTCCTCGATGGTGACCGAGGCGATCAAGGCGTACACCAAGGTGGACGAGGACCTCGCCAAGCAGCTGACCCAGAAGGCGGCCACGTGA